A genome region from Schaalia sp. 19OD2882 includes the following:
- a CDS encoding SPFH domain-containing protein — translation MGLIKATVGSVIGAATGAIEGELNDQWLEAFEPQDMGEGVVFAKAGKVRPGDSRSRNRGTADVITDGSAIHVYDRQAMMLVDGGRITDFTAEPGIYVVQNGGRPTIFAGDLKGTLMDTWERFKFGGATPQKQQAFYVNLQEIKGIRFGTPNALNYFDNFYNAELFLRCHGTFSIRIADPILFYQQVIPRDAVHVHIDDIKEQYMSEFLEALQSSINQMSVDGIRISQVSSKMRELSNYMRDTLDQDWLQGRGMEIVSVGIASVSYDEESRKLIDMRNQGAMLADPSVREGYVQGAVARGMEAAGSNEAGAGVAFMGMGMGMQTGGGFMGAASQSNQQQMAAQQQAWQQQQWAAQQQAWQQQQWAAQQQAQQQWAAQQAQAGQMPPQGWAPQGQPGQIPPQQWAPQQWAAQGQPGQMPPQGWAPQGQPGQTPPQQWQAQGAPTAPSSPVPPAPPAAPVADASTGQVEPAPGDTHSADQNRANPQDGTEKGQ, via the coding sequence ATGGGACTCATCAAGGCCACCGTTGGATCCGTCATCGGAGCAGCAACCGGAGCGATCGAAGGCGAGTTGAACGACCAGTGGCTCGAGGCATTCGAGCCCCAGGACATGGGCGAAGGGGTCGTCTTCGCAAAGGCGGGCAAGGTGCGTCCGGGTGACTCGCGCAGCCGCAACCGGGGCACCGCGGATGTCATCACCGACGGCTCTGCGATCCATGTCTACGACCGTCAGGCGATGATGTTGGTCGATGGCGGTCGCATCACCGACTTCACTGCCGAACCCGGCATCTACGTCGTCCAGAACGGCGGCCGTCCCACAATCTTCGCCGGGGACCTCAAGGGCACGTTGATGGACACGTGGGAGCGTTTCAAGTTCGGCGGGGCCACGCCGCAGAAGCAGCAGGCCTTCTACGTCAACCTGCAGGAGATCAAGGGCATTCGCTTCGGCACCCCGAATGCGCTGAACTACTTCGACAACTTCTACAATGCGGAGCTCTTCCTGCGGTGCCACGGCACCTTCTCCATCCGCATCGCGGACCCGATCCTGTTCTACCAGCAGGTGATTCCGCGTGACGCCGTCCACGTCCACATCGACGACATCAAGGAACAGTACATGTCGGAGTTCCTGGAGGCCCTCCAGAGCTCCATCAACCAGATGAGCGTCGACGGGATCCGCATCTCGCAGGTCTCCTCGAAGATGCGCGAGTTGTCGAACTACATGCGCGACACCCTGGACCAGGACTGGTTGCAAGGCCGCGGCATGGAGATCGTCAGTGTGGGCATCGCCTCGGTCTCCTACGACGAGGAATCCCGCAAACTCATCGACATGCGCAACCAGGGCGCCATGCTGGCCGACCCGTCCGTGCGTGAGGGCTATGTCCAGGGTGCGGTGGCCCGCGGCATGGAGGCGGCCGGTTCGAATGAGGCCGGCGCCGGCGTGGCCTTCATGGGCATGGGTATGGGTATGCAGACCGGCGGCGGTTTCATGGGAGCCGCCTCCCAGTCGAATCAGCAGCAGATGGCGGCCCAGCAGCAGGCCTGGCAGCAGCAACAGTGGGCGGCCCAGCAGCAGGCCTGGCAGCAGCAACAGTGGGCGGCCCAGCAGCAGGCGCAACAGCAGTGGGCCGCCCAGCAGGCGCAGGCCGGTCAGATGCCACCCCAAGGGTGGGCACCCCAGGGCCAACCCGGCCAGATCCCGCCCCAGCAATGGGCACCCCAGCAGTGGGCCGCACAGGGCCAACCCGGCCAAATGCCACCCCAAGGGTGGGCACCCCAGGGCCAGCCCGGCCAGACGCCACCCCAGCAATGGCAGGCTCAGGGCGCGCCGACGGCGCCCTCGTCCCCTGTTCCCCCGGCGCCTCCCGCAGCACCCGTCGCGGATGCATCCACCGGGCAGGTCGAGCCCGCACCGGGTGACACCCACAGTGCCGACCAGAACCGTGCCAACCCCCAGGACGGCACGGAAAAGGGCCAGTGA
- a CDS encoding TPM domain-containing protein, which produces MNRRTTITSGGGRMRAWVRATLVTFVVAAWVLLATPWAHASTDHVIDEVDALTDQEEQALEQQILTVRKTYGEDVVILFAELEGKTPAARADDYFDDNGFGMGPQRSGILMLVAPTTRDVWFSTRGDSIQTFTDKGISVLYEELKPDLGDSNWGEAATLFVQECDRYMKAADQGHPVDKARTTLESLVASWFMAGVPGVLLGFIGSRGVVKGFFVSKMRNEGIVTTARSYVNSPAFQLIGQEDVLVGTHVTSMPKPPPSSSYSGSSGGSTTHVSSSGATHGGGGGKF; this is translated from the coding sequence ATGAATCGCAGGACCACCATTACCTCCGGTGGCGGGAGAATGCGCGCATGGGTGCGCGCCACACTGGTCACCTTCGTGGTCGCAGCGTGGGTCCTCCTGGCGACCCCGTGGGCTCACGCGTCCACGGACCACGTCATTGACGAGGTCGACGCCCTGACCGACCAGGAAGAGCAGGCCCTGGAACAGCAGATCCTCACAGTGCGCAAGACCTACGGCGAGGACGTCGTCATCCTCTTCGCGGAACTTGAGGGCAAGACCCCCGCAGCCAGGGCGGACGACTACTTCGACGACAACGGCTTCGGCATGGGGCCTCAGCGATCCGGCATTCTCATGCTGGTCGCCCCCACCACCCGTGACGTGTGGTTCTCCACGCGGGGGGACTCGATCCAGACCTTCACCGACAAGGGCATCTCGGTCCTGTACGAGGAGCTCAAACCGGACCTTGGCGACTCCAACTGGGGTGAGGCCGCGACCCTCTTCGTCCAGGAGTGCGACCGTTACATGAAGGCCGCGGACCAGGGACACCCCGTCGACAAGGCGCGCACCACCCTGGAGAGTCTGGTGGCCTCATGGTTCATGGCGGGTGTGCCCGGCGTCCTGCTCGGCTTCATCGGCAGCAGGGGAGTGGTCAAGGGCTTCTTCGTGTCGAAGATGCGCAACGAAGGAATCGTGACCACCGCGCGCTCCTACGTGAACAGTCCGGCCTTCCAGTTGATCGGCCAGGAGGACGTCCTTGTCGGGACCCATGTGACGAGCATGCCGAAACCCCCGCCCTCGTCCTCGTACTCCGGCTCCTCCGGGGGATCCACGACCCACGTCTCCTCCTCGGGTGCGACTCACGGTGGGGGCGGCGGAAAGTTCTGA
- the tdh gene encoding L-threonine 3-dehydrogenase — MRALRKTVAGPGLELCEIPEPTPGFGEVKIRVQRAGLCGTDVHLFNWDGGAPGSLTPPQTLGHEFCGEIVQVGPGVAEGRGRDELHVGQRVSVEGHVVCGRCRNCRAGRRHMCIRTIGMGVNRDGGFADHVVVPAGNVWVQPDMIDPELGALFDPLGNAVHSCQQIEMTGQDVLVTGAGPIGIMCVALARHAGARHVVVTDMQPGRLALAERAGADVALDIRERTLAEVMAELNIREGFDAGLEMSGAPGGLATLIEHCTHGATLALLGLPKGAFPVDWSKVITRMLTIKGVYGREMFDTWYLATYMMETSQALRDSVRSIITHRFAPEEWEDAFAAAASGTAGKVILDWEA, encoded by the coding sequence ATGCGAGCCCTGCGCAAGACGGTCGCCGGCCCCGGACTGGAGCTGTGCGAGATCCCCGAGCCCACCCCCGGTTTCGGGGAGGTGAAGATCCGCGTCCAACGCGCAGGCCTGTGCGGCACCGACGTCCACCTGTTCAACTGGGACGGCGGCGCCCCGGGGTCCCTGACTCCTCCGCAGACGCTTGGGCACGAGTTCTGCGGGGAGATCGTCCAGGTCGGTCCGGGCGTGGCCGAAGGACGAGGGCGGGACGAGTTGCACGTGGGTCAGCGTGTGAGCGTCGAGGGCCATGTGGTGTGCGGCCGTTGCCGCAACTGCCGTGCGGGCCGCAGGCACATGTGCATCCGCACCATCGGCATGGGTGTCAACCGTGACGGAGGCTTCGCCGACCATGTGGTGGTGCCGGCCGGCAATGTGTGGGTCCAGCCCGACATGATCGACCCGGAGCTCGGCGCCCTCTTCGACCCTTTGGGCAATGCCGTCCACTCCTGCCAGCAGATCGAGATGACCGGCCAGGACGTCCTGGTCACCGGCGCGGGCCCCATCGGCATCATGTGCGTCGCCCTGGCCAGACATGCGGGTGCCCGACACGTGGTGGTCACCGACATGCAGCCGGGCCGCTTGGCCTTGGCCGAACGGGCCGGGGCGGATGTGGCCCTGGACATCCGCGAGCGCACCCTTGCCGAGGTCATGGCGGAGCTGAACATTCGCGAAGGCTTCGATGCCGGCCTGGAGATGTCCGGCGCGCCCGGAGGCCTGGCCACACTGATCGAGCACTGCACGCACGGGGCCACCCTTGCCCTGCTGGGGCTGCCCAAAGGCGCCTTCCCCGTGGACTGGAGCAAGGTCATCACGCGGATGCTCACCATCAAAGGCGTGTACGGGCGGGAAATGTTCGACACCTGGTACCTGGCGACGTACATGATGGAGACCTCGCAGGCCCTGCGCGATTCGGTGCGTTCGATCATCACGCACCGCTTCGCCCCCGAAGAGTGGGAGGACGCCTTCGCCGCCGCAGCCTCCGGGACGGCCGGGAAGGTGATCCTCGACTGGGAGGCCTGA
- a CDS encoding excalibur calcium-binding domain-containing protein, with protein sequence MQSTKDADKRAEEERLRKEAEEKARLAAKEAEAQKKAEEEAARRQAEEQARIAEEQAAAERAAAEEAARQQAEEARDQEVNNFVSTPQPSERVYYHSCKDARNAGAAPLYRGDPGYRDKLDRDQDGIACE encoded by the coding sequence ATGCAGTCGACAAAGGACGCCGACAAGAGGGCCGAAGAGGAGCGCTTGCGGAAGGAGGCCGAGGAGAAGGCCCGCCTGGCCGCAAAGGAGGCCGAGGCGCAGAAGAAGGCGGAAGAAGAGGCAGCCCGACGACAGGCCGAAGAACAAGCTCGAATCGCCGAGGAACAGGCTGCTGCCGAGCGCGCAGCGGCTGAAGAAGCCGCCAGGCAGCAGGCAGAGGAAGCGCGCGACCAGGAGGTCAACAATTTCGTCAGTACGCCGCAGCCATCGGAGAGGGTCTACTACCACAGTTGCAAGGATGCGCGAAATGCCGGCGCTGCCCCGCTGTACCGGGGAGACCCGGGCTATCGCGACAAGCTCGACCGCGACCAAGACGGCATCGCCTGCGAATAG
- a CDS encoding glycine C-acetyltransferase: MDTLTPKLETTLQEIRETGLWKGEREILGRQGSHVETAAGRSLNFCANNYLGLAGDPRPAEAAKAALDRWGFGMSSVRFICGTQDQHRALEREIAEFLGTEDSILFSSCFDANGGIFEALFGPGDAIVSDELNHASLIDGIRLCKAARHRYRNANLEDLRAKLTAAREAGADQVVIVTDGVFSMDGSYAPLPGICDLAEEFRALVMVDDSHATGFVGEGGRGTPELFGVRERVDILTGTLGKALGGASGGYVAAGQAIVDMLRQKARPYLFSNTLAPAVVAGSREALRIAAGAHAEREHLVRIAALFRERMGAAGFELLPGTHPIHAVMFPGEDGARTAGAVAARMLDLGVYVTAFSFPVVPRGKARIRVQLSAAHSEDDVLACVEAFTRARDGVSAT, encoded by the coding sequence ATGGACACCTTGACCCCGAAGCTCGAGACCACCCTGCAGGAGATCCGCGAGACCGGACTGTGGAAGGGGGAAAGGGAGATCCTGGGCCGCCAGGGTTCGCACGTGGAGACCGCAGCGGGCCGGTCGTTGAACTTCTGTGCGAACAACTACCTGGGGTTGGCGGGCGACCCGCGCCCCGCCGAGGCGGCCAAGGCCGCCCTGGACCGGTGGGGTTTCGGCATGAGTTCGGTGCGCTTCATCTGCGGCACGCAGGACCAGCACCGCGCCCTGGAGCGCGAGATCGCCGAGTTCCTGGGTACGGAGGACTCGATCCTGTTCTCCTCCTGTTTCGACGCCAACGGCGGCATTTTCGAAGCCCTCTTCGGCCCGGGTGATGCGATCGTCTCGGACGAACTCAACCACGCCTCCCTCATCGACGGGATCCGCCTGTGCAAGGCGGCCCGTCACCGCTACCGCAACGCGAATCTGGAGGACCTGCGCGCGAAACTCACTGCGGCGCGCGAGGCGGGCGCCGACCAGGTCGTCATCGTCACCGACGGCGTGTTCTCCATGGACGGCTCCTACGCGCCCCTGCCGGGCATCTGCGACTTGGCCGAGGAGTTCCGCGCCCTGGTGATGGTCGACGACTCCCACGCCACCGGCTTCGTCGGCGAGGGCGGACGCGGCACCCCTGAACTCTTCGGTGTGCGCGAGAGGGTCGACATCCTCACGGGCACACTCGGCAAGGCACTGGGTGGCGCCTCGGGCGGCTATGTGGCCGCAGGCCAGGCGATTGTCGACATGCTCCGCCAGAAGGCCCGACCCTACCTGTTCTCCAACACCTTGGCCCCCGCGGTGGTGGCGGGCTCGCGCGAGGCCCTTCGCATCGCCGCCGGCGCCCACGCAGAGCGCGAGCACCTGGTGCGGATCGCCGCCCTGTTCCGCGAGCGCATGGGGGCCGCCGGTTTCGAATTGCTGCCGGGCACCCACCCGATCCATGCGGTGATGTTCCCCGGCGAGGACGGCGCCCGCACGGCAGGCGCAGTGGCTGCCCGGATGCTGGACTTGGGCGTGTACGTGACGGCATTCTCATTCCCGGTGGTCCCGCGCGGCAAGGCACGCATCCGCGTGCAGCTCAGTGCCGCGCATTCCGAGGACGACGTGTTGGCCTGCGTGGAAGCCTTCACCCGCGCCCGCGACGGGGTCAGCGCCACCTGA
- a CDS encoding ClbS/DfsB family four-helix bundle protein, with the protein MARPTNKADLLKAAASRFTELDELLDSMDSDELRSTFTFEIAGKREAHWKRDKNVRDVIVHLHEWHALLVTWIEANLSGDGRPFLPAPYTWAAYGDMNVALWKEHQGTPLDEARTLLDESHARVLRLVEGFGDDELFVKRHFTWTGSTNLGSYCISATSSHYEWALKKLRLHHKTWRASYSQDQDERGAGHLLPARK; encoded by the coding sequence ATGGCGCGACCAACGAACAAGGCCGACCTGCTCAAGGCTGCGGCTTCGCGCTTCACCGAACTCGATGAGCTCCTCGATTCCATGGACTCCGACGAACTGCGGTCGACATTCACGTTCGAGATCGCCGGCAAGAGGGAAGCTCATTGGAAGCGCGACAAGAACGTCCGCGATGTCATCGTTCATCTGCATGAATGGCATGCGCTCCTCGTGACGTGGATCGAGGCGAATCTTTCAGGTGATGGAAGGCCCTTCCTCCCCGCGCCGTACACGTGGGCGGCCTACGGGGACATGAACGTCGCACTGTGGAAGGAACATCAGGGGACTCCGCTCGACGAGGCACGAACACTGCTCGACGAGTCTCATGCGAGAGTCCTGCGCCTTGTCGAAGGATTCGGCGATGACGAGCTCTTCGTGAAGAGGCACTTCACCTGGACCGGGTCGACGAATCTCGGTTCCTATTGCATCTCGGCGACATCGAGCCACTACGAGTGGGCGTTGAAGAAGCTGCGCCTTCATCACAAGACGTGGAGAGCCTCGTACTCCCAGGATCAGGACGAGCGGGGCGCAGGTCACCTTCTCCCCGCAAGAAAATAG
- a CDS encoding superoxide dismutase, with protein MTAYTLPELPYDYAALEPHISGRIMELHHDKHHAAYVAGANGALAALEAAREAGDHAAINLHEKNLAFHLGGHTNHTIFWQNMTGEGASRPEGELAAAIDEFFGSFEKFQGQFAAAALGLQGSGWGVLAWDALGQRLVTFQLTDQQGNIPVATVPLLMLDMWEHAFYLDYVNVKGDYVKAWWNVVNWADVAARFERARGFAGLVTL; from the coding sequence ATGACCGCCTACACGCTTCCCGAACTGCCCTACGACTACGCCGCCCTCGAACCCCACATCTCGGGCCGCATCATGGAGCTGCACCACGACAAGCACCATGCCGCCTACGTCGCCGGCGCCAACGGCGCACTGGCCGCCCTGGAGGCCGCGCGTGAGGCAGGCGACCACGCCGCCATCAACCTGCACGAGAAGAACTTGGCCTTCCACTTGGGCGGCCACACCAATCACACGATCTTCTGGCAGAACATGACCGGTGAAGGCGCCTCGCGCCCCGAGGGCGAATTGGCCGCAGCCATCGACGAGTTCTTCGGCTCCTTCGAGAAGTTCCAGGGACAGTTCGCCGCCGCAGCCCTGGGCCTGCAGGGCTCCGGCTGGGGCGTTCTCGCATGGGACGCTCTGGGCCAGCGTCTGGTCACCTTCCAGCTGACCGACCAGCAGGGCAACATCCCCGTGGCCACGGTTCCGTTGCTCATGCTGGACATGTGGGAGCACGCTTTCTACCTGGACTACGTCAACGTCAAGGGCGACTACGTCAAGGCGTGGTGGAACGTCGTCAACTGGGCCGACGTGGCCGCCCGCTTCGAACGCGCCCGCGGCTTCGCGGGTCTGGTCACCCTCTGA
- a CDS encoding ATP-binding protein yields the protein MADIQYKCPACAAPIEFDAGSGKMKCGYCLSVFEVAEVERFNLDQARAEQARSARTPATVGVSTGSPQTPTPPSSPMDAPDDPAASQDPASDPPAQGHWAGGQAGYLEPGDLAGMQPMICNSCGAEIIADPQTISTRCGFCNNTFIAADRLARTRVPDFVIPFALDKKAMLAAFKKATEGKFLLPRTFRDEHYLSQATGAYLPYWFHDGTVHGTITFRAEKRRQWEDSRAIHTEVREYLVQRSGSVDFRALPVCGTSKLEAARSEGVEPFRAEECQPFATPYLSGYAASAYDIEAEATVQRADTRAHESLQRLLEDCVRGYDSARVVDSNVQVDRSAIWYVLLPVWLIVIGYDGKDHPFAINGQTGEVVGTFPISKGKLRALNWGFFLGITILVTTLAWLLIGAL from the coding sequence GTGGCCGACATTCAGTACAAGTGCCCGGCTTGTGCGGCCCCGATCGAATTCGACGCCGGCAGCGGCAAGATGAAGTGCGGATACTGCCTGTCCGTCTTCGAGGTGGCCGAGGTGGAGCGCTTCAACCTCGACCAGGCCCGCGCCGAACAGGCGCGGAGCGCACGGACACCAGCCACTGTCGGCGTGTCCACGGGCTCACCGCAGACGCCGACCCCGCCCTCGTCCCCAATGGACGCGCCCGACGATCCGGCCGCCTCGCAGGACCCGGCCTCCGACCCGCCCGCGCAGGGGCACTGGGCCGGAGGTCAGGCCGGTTACCTGGAACCGGGCGACCTGGCCGGAATGCAACCGATGATCTGCAACTCCTGTGGCGCCGAGATCATCGCAGACCCGCAGACCATCTCCACGCGCTGCGGATTCTGCAACAACACCTTCATCGCCGCCGACCGGCTGGCCCGCACCCGAGTGCCGGACTTCGTCATCCCCTTCGCCCTCGACAAGAAGGCCATGCTGGCCGCCTTCAAGAAGGCCACCGAAGGCAAATTCCTGCTGCCCCGGACCTTCCGGGACGAACACTACCTGTCTCAAGCCACGGGCGCCTACCTGCCCTACTGGTTCCACGACGGCACCGTGCACGGCACCATCACTTTCCGGGCGGAGAAACGACGCCAATGGGAGGACTCGCGGGCCATCCACACCGAGGTCCGCGAATACCTCGTCCAACGCAGTGGCAGCGTCGACTTCCGGGCCCTGCCCGTGTGCGGCACCTCCAAACTCGAGGCGGCCAGGTCGGAAGGGGTCGAGCCCTTCCGGGCGGAGGAGTGCCAACCCTTCGCCACCCCGTACCTGTCCGGGTACGCGGCCTCCGCCTACGACATCGAGGCTGAAGCCACCGTCCAACGGGCCGACACCCGCGCACACGAATCCCTCCAGCGCCTCCTGGAGGACTGCGTCCGCGGATACGACTCGGCCCGCGTCGTCGACTCCAATGTGCAGGTGGATCGCAGTGCCATCTGGTACGTGCTGCTGCCGGTGTGGCTGATCGTCATCGGTTACGACGGCAAGGACCACCCCTTCGCCATCAACGGACAGACCGGCGAGGTCGTGGGGACCTTCCCGATCTCGAAGGGCAAATTGCGCGCCCTCAACTGGGGTTTCTTCCTCGGCATAACGATTCTGGTCACCACGCTTGCGTGGCTGCTCATCGGCGCACTGTGA
- a CDS encoding DUF808 domain-containing protein, protein MAGGLIALLDDIATMAKLAAASIDDVAAGATKASAKAVGVVIDDTAVTPQYVRGLTPERELPIIRKIAKGSLINKLLIILPVAFVLTWVAPWSLPVLLLVGGSYLCFEGAEKVLAKWHLLPHHEAHGADEGPAGVEELEKKVTSSAIRTDLILSAEIMLISMAELSSESFSMRVAIMIAVAFFMTFFVYGLVAVLVKMDDFGAHLARKGGSREAMGRRIVAVMPKVFDVIGIVGTVAMLWVGGHIVITALANLGFEPLHHLVEVAVEAVAGAGGALQWIVETALSGVFGLLLGSVAAFAHLGVRRILPKKKAAEAPAAAAEEMPAAQTPGI, encoded by the coding sequence ATGGCCGGCGGCCTCATTGCCCTGCTTGACGACATCGCCACGATGGCGAAGCTTGCCGCCGCCTCGATCGACGACGTCGCGGCAGGCGCCACGAAGGCATCGGCCAAGGCCGTCGGAGTCGTCATCGACGACACGGCAGTGACCCCCCAGTACGTGCGGGGCCTGACTCCTGAGCGCGAACTGCCGATCATCAGGAAGATCGCAAAGGGTTCGCTGATCAACAAGCTCCTCATCATCTTGCCGGTCGCTTTCGTGCTCACGTGGGTGGCACCGTGGTCACTGCCGGTCCTCCTGCTCGTCGGCGGCTCCTACCTGTGCTTCGAGGGCGCGGAGAAGGTACTGGCCAAGTGGCACCTTCTGCCCCACCACGAGGCTCACGGCGCTGACGAGGGACCTGCCGGCGTCGAGGAACTCGAGAAGAAGGTGACGTCCTCGGCGATCAGGACGGACCTCATCTTGTCGGCGGAGATCATGCTCATCTCCATGGCGGAGCTGTCCTCCGAGTCGTTCTCCATGCGTGTCGCCATCATGATCGCCGTCGCCTTCTTCATGACCTTCTTCGTCTACGGGCTGGTGGCAGTCCTGGTGAAGATGGACGACTTCGGCGCCCACCTGGCGCGCAAAGGCGGTTCGCGAGAGGCGATGGGCCGCAGGATCGTTGCCGTGATGCCTAAGGTCTTCGACGTCATCGGCATTGTCGGAACCGTGGCGATGCTGTGGGTCGGCGGGCACATTGTCATCACGGCGCTGGCGAACCTCGGGTTCGAGCCGCTCCACCACCTCGTCGAGGTCGCGGTCGAGGCCGTCGCGGGCGCAGGCGGTGCTCTCCAGTGGATCGTCGAGACGGCTCTGTCGGGCGTTTTCGGACTGCTGCTCGGATCGGTCGCAGCCTTCGCCCACCTCGGGGTCCGCCGCATCCTGCCGAAGAAGAAGGCGGCCGAGGCTCCAGCGGCCGCGGCCGAAGAAATGCCGGCTGCGCAGACTCCCGGGATCTGA